ACGGAGGCGTGATCTACTGCACGCACCAGCCGTGCGTGCTCTGCACCAAAATGCTCATCAACGCTGGACTCCAGGCGATATACTACCTCGAGCCTTACCCGGATCTGCTTGCGGGCAAGCTGCTGAAGGAGGCCGGGATCGCCGTGGAGAAAATGGATCTGGCGCGGGAGAGCGGCAGTTGACATGAGACTGTATTTTATTGCCTTCGCGTCAACGCTCATTAGTGTGCTGGCCCTCACCCCTCTGGTTCGCCGGCTGGCCGCGCGCCTTGGCGCCGTCGATGTTCCCGAGGATCGCAAGGTTCACGAAACAGAAACGCCTACTCTCGGCGGTATAGCTATCTACTCGAGCATGATGATCGGCGCGGCCGTCTATCTGATATTCGGATACAGCAGGGTATTGCGTGGGGATCTCGCGGGCATTCTGCTTGGGGCGACCGTCATAGTGATTTTCGGAGCGATAGACGACATCCGCGGGCTCTCGCCGCTGTCGAAGCTGTTCGGCCAGATTCTCGGCGCCGGGGTACTCGTCATCATGGGTGTGCAAATCCAGAACATCAACATTCCCGGGGTAGCCGTGTTTTCGTTGTCACCGGAGTTGTCAGTGATCATCTCGCTCATATGGGTTGTCGCGTTCATTAACATCATAAACCTGATCGATGGCCTTGACGGCCTGGCCGCCGGGATTACCTGCATTATTTCATTTTCGATGTTCTACTACGTGACGCAAACAGGAGTGGGCGCCACATTTGTGGATGCCGCGCTCATCTCGATATTGTTGGCGGGCGCGACGTTGGGTTTTCTCCGTTATAACTTCAACCCGGCGAACGTGTTCATGGGGGACTCCGGCAGCATGCTCCTGGGCTATATGCTGGGCGCCGTCACTATTCAGGGCGTGCTCAAGAGTATCGCCGCCGTGGCTTTGATAATACCGGTGGTGGCGCTCGCGTTGCCGATTGCCGACACGGGCATGGCTATTATGAGGCGTTTTAGAAAGGGAAAGCCGATCACGCACGCCGACAAGGAGCATATCCATCACAAGTTGCTGAACATGGGCCACAGCCAGCGGCAGGCGGTGCTTCTTCTCTACTTCTGGACGGCCCTTCTTTGCGGAACCAGCCTCGCGCTGAAGTTCATGACCAACAACAAGATGATGTGGATCGCACTGGGGCTCGTGGTCGGTGTGTTCGCCCTGACCGCGATACCGCGAATCGTGAGGGGGAACGGCACGGGAGGAAAGCATCGCGCAACCTCAGAAGCGAAGGGCCCGAGACGCGGGGCGCGACGCGGCCCTGGACGCACAGGAGGAACAAAGTGAACCAGGCGAATGACGTTATTGAATGGAAAAGCGAAATCCAGGTCGATGAGCTGTACGACAGATACAGCAAATCACTGGCACAATCTCTGTCAGTAGCCGGCGGGGGCGTAATCCCGGTTTGCCTCATCATCTCGGCTGTGTTCGCTGGGTGGCGCGGATTTACCGGCGCGTTCGTTGGTGGCACAGTGGCGTCGCTGTACACCATTGTGGCTATCGCGTGTTTGAAGTGGGCGCTCTCAAAGCCCATGAGTGTCATGCTGGTCATCTTGATGGCGACGATGTGGGGCAGGTTGATTGCTGTTGGCGCCGCTCTGTACGGGCTTTCCCGCATCCCGGCGCTGAACGGTTATGCGCTTATCTTCTGCTTCCTGGCGCTTTTTCTTGCGTATACCATTCTTGAAACGGTTCTTGCCTGGCGCATCTTTGGCGCCATGTTCAAGAAAGAGCGACATGAAACCGGCTTAAAGGAATAGAAGACGGTTGTGATAAACTTTTGTTCGTGAAAACGCCTATAAGGGGGGACTGAAGATGGCTATCAAAAAGGTATTTGTGGTTGGAGCGGGACTGATGGGTGGAGGTATCACACAGGTCGCGGCGACCGCCGGTTATGAGGTCACAATGCGTGACATGACCGATGAGATTCTCGAGAAGTCTGTCAAGACAATCGAATGGTCTGTTGGCAAGTTCGCGAGCAAGGGCAAGATAACGGAAGAGCAGGCCAAAGCGGCCATTTCCAACATCAAGACCACTACGGAACTGGCCGACGCCGCTGACGCCGATCTCGTGATAGAGGCCGTCTTCGAGAAGCTGGAGCTCAAGCAGGAGATTTTCAAGGCGCTTGATGAAATCTGCAAGCCCGAGTGCGTCCTCGCGTCCAACACGTCCGCGATATCCATCACAAGCATCGCCTCGGCCACCTCCAGGCCAGAGCTGGTTGTCGGCACGCATTTCTTCAGCCCGGTTCCGATGATGCGCCTCTGCGAGCTCGTTCGCGGCCTCGAGACTTCCGATGCCGCTCTTGGCGCGTGCGAGGAGTTCGCGAAGTCGATTGGCAAAGAGACTGTTGTCGTCAACAAGGACGTCGCGGGCTTTGTGGCGAATCGCGTTGGACTCGCGATGTCGTCGGTAGCCGTCAGTCTTGTGGCGGCGGGGGTCGCGACTCCACAGGACGTGGACAAGACAATGAGGCTCGGCTTCGGTCACGCGATGGGACCGTGCGAGACCGCGGATCTCACCGGGATAGACGTTCTCATGAACGCGATGAAATCTATCTACAACGAGACAAAGGATGAGCGCTACTGGCCACCGGAACTGCTGCAGCGCATGGCCGCGGCGGGCTTGCTGGGCCGCAAGACAAAGAAAGGTTTCTACGATTACAACTCCGGCCAGCAGGAGGCTTACTGGAAGCTTTAGGTTTCACCTGCGGACACTCGGCAAGGAACAACGGTTGAACGTGTTTGGAATCAGGACTCGAGGAGGAGCGCGAAGTGAGTAATGTGAAATTCGAGGGCGTATACGTTCCAAATATAACCCCGTTCAAAGATGGCGCCGTCGACGTAGCCAGTTTGCGCGGGCTAATCGATTATCTCATCGAGGGTGGGGTGAACGGCCTCACGCCATGCGGCACTACCGGCGAGAGCAC
This portion of the Candidatus Anoxymicrobium japonicum genome encodes:
- a CDS encoding undecaprenyl-phosphate alpha-N-acetylglucosaminyl 1-phosphate transferase — protein: MRLYFIAFASTLISVLALTPLVRRLAARLGAVDVPEDRKVHETETPTLGGIAIYSSMMIGAAVYLIFGYSRVLRGDLAGILLGATVIVIFGAIDDIRGLSPLSKLFGQILGAGVLVIMGVQIQNINIPGVAVFSLSPELSVIISLIWVVAFINIINLIDGLDGLAAGITCIISFSMFYYVTQTGVGATFVDAALISILLAGATLGFLRYNFNPANVFMGDSGSMLLGYMLGAVTIQGVLKSIAAVALIIPVVALALPIADTGMAIMRRFRKGKPITHADKEHIHHKLLNMGHSQRQAVLLLYFWTALLCGTSLALKFMTNNKMMWIALGLVVGVFALTAIPRIVRGNGTGGKHRATSEAKGPRRGARRGPGRTGGTK
- a CDS encoding 3-hydroxybutyryl-CoA dehydrogenase: MAIKKVFVVGAGLMGGGITQVAATAGYEVTMRDMTDEILEKSVKTIEWSVGKFASKGKITEEQAKAAISNIKTTTELADAADADLVIEAVFEKLELKQEIFKALDEICKPECVLASNTSAISITSIASATSRPELVVGTHFFSPVPMMRLCELVRGLETSDAALGACEEFAKSIGKETVVVNKDVAGFVANRVGLAMSSVAVSLVAAGVATPQDVDKTMRLGFGHAMGPCETADLTGIDVLMNAMKSIYNETKDERYWPPELLQRMAAAGLLGRKTKKGFYDYNSGQQEAYWKL